In Candidatus Desulforudis audaxviator MP104C, a genomic segment contains:
- a CDS encoding Hsp20/alpha crystallin family protein, translating into MEKQNIIYEEDSRLHRFLRSLDDRSRAMFWHLLMRRHAELAELRDAAGLESDMDTLIHIREVLNPRAKAFFGQPVFVFHRLRQDPETGERVFFSWWIESDALPADKQKEPLVDLFENAGSFTLVADVPGILAYSADVSYKNGILTLKLPKIRQKREVDMFYERDHKRKEKQPEKHDALKGPAGSALRSLGEVIPGLGRIIEGLAGSEAFQERLRQADREIEHRLRKAPGRTRGVQPEVSASFSARTLAEEHESITKAPGSGEWEEPPADIFDEGDHLLVILEMPGIEESSIRVDISGNVVSVQAQSRCMELRRQVDLPCSAKQVRQQSYRNGILELKLER; encoded by the coding sequence ATGGAAAAGCAGAATATCATCTACGAGGAAGACAGCAGGCTTCACCGGTTCTTGAGAAGCCTGGACGACCGGAGCCGGGCCATGTTCTGGCACCTTTTGATGAGGAGACATGCTGAACTGGCGGAACTCCGGGACGCGGCGGGTCTTGAAAGTGATATGGATACGCTCATACATATCAGAGAGGTTCTGAACCCCCGCGCAAAAGCATTCTTCGGCCAGCCGGTATTTGTCTTCCACCGTCTTAGGCAGGATCCGGAAACAGGCGAACGGGTATTTTTCAGTTGGTGGATTGAGTCCGATGCTTTGCCGGCTGATAAACAGAAGGAACCACTGGTTGATCTGTTCGAAAACGCCGGGTCGTTTACGCTGGTAGCTGATGTGCCGGGCATACTGGCTTATTCCGCCGATGTCAGCTATAAAAACGGTATCCTTACGCTGAAGCTGCCGAAGATACGGCAAAAGCGGGAGGTAGATATGTTTTACGAAAGGGATCATAAACGAAAAGAAAAACAGCCAGAGAAACATGATGCTTTAAAGGGCCCCGCGGGCTCGGCGCTGCGCAGCCTTGGGGAGGTTATTCCCGGGCTGGGCCGGATAATAGAGGGCCTGGCAGGGTCCGAGGCTTTTCAGGAAAGGCTGCGGCAGGCAGACCGCGAGATAGAACACAGGCTACGGAAGGCGCCCGGAAGGACCCGGGGGGTGCAACCGGAAGTGTCGGCCTCCTTCAGTGCGCGCACGTTGGCGGAGGAGCACGAAAGTATAACGAAAGCGCCCGGATCCGGTGAGTGGGAAGAGCCGCCTGCGGATATTTTCGATGAGGGTGATCACCTGCTTGTTATCTTGGAAATGCCGGGGATAGAAGAGAGTAGTATACGGGTTGATATATCTGGAAACGTTGTCTCGGTGCAGGCGCAAAGCCGGTGCATGGAACTGCGGCGGCAGGTGGACCTGCCCTGTTCCGCTAAACAGGTCAGACAGCAGAGTTACCGCAACGGTATCCTGGAGCTTAAACTTGAAAGGTGA
- the gvpA gene encoding gas vesicle structural protein GvpA, whose protein sequence is MSVKKNLDTSSLAEVIDRILDKGIVIDLWVRISLVGIDLIGIEARVVIASVETFLLYAEAIGLLPTEEEGRAVAV, encoded by the coding sequence ATGTCTGTAAAAAAGAATCTTGACACGTCCAGTCTGGCGGAAGTAATTGACCGGATTCTTGACAAAGGGATCGTGATAGATCTCTGGGTAAGGATATCCCTTGTAGGAATTGACCTGATTGGCATTGAGGCCAGGGTGGTCATTGCTAGCGTGGAAACCTTCCTTCTGTATGCAGAAGCAATTGGACTTCTTCCGACTGAAGAAGAAGGAAGGGCAGTAGCGGTATAG
- a CDS encoding gas vesicle protein GvpG, whose protein sequence is MFLLDDILLFPVKGPAWVIKQIIDRAQEELYDPHKVKMELLELQLLYEMGEISEEEYISRETELLERLREIREYELARRED, encoded by the coding sequence ATGTTTTTATTGGATGATATTCTGCTTTTTCCGGTTAAAGGGCCGGCATGGGTGATTAAGCAGATTATTGACCGGGCACAAGAGGAACTATATGACCCGCATAAAGTGAAAATGGAGCTCTTGGAGTTGCAGCTTCTTTATGAAATGGGTGAAATAAGCGAGGAAGAATACATTTCCAGGGAGACGGAGCTTCTGGAAAGGCTGCGGGAGATCAGGGAATACGAGCTGGCCCGAAGAGAGGATTGA
- the gvpN gene encoding gas vesicle protein GvpN — translation MRDHKIFQSMEKFVQTPYVQDLIERALAYVRAGFPVHFRGPAGTGKTTLAMYLAQQIGRQVVLIHGNDDFSPTDLVGGLQGYKMSKIVDNFIHSVLKTEEQLNLRWQDACITEAVRNGYTLIYDEFTRSKPEANNVLLSILGEKVLEMPIVRKGERYLQVHPHFTAIFTSNPEEYAGVYKTQDALRDRMITIDLNHFDEETEIAITVAKSGMPVEKAERVVRIVRSFREKGKYEFTPTVRASIAIAKVIHLQENLDAGDPFFKQVFIDILTSETCGTVTIGKTNGNAKGSTARVVEQLFDRYYS, via the coding sequence TTGAGAGATCATAAAATATTCCAGTCGATGGAAAAGTTTGTACAGACCCCATATGTACAAGATCTGATTGAACGTGCCCTGGCTTACGTCCGGGCAGGCTTTCCGGTGCATTTTCGGGGACCGGCCGGTACGGGTAAGACAACGCTGGCAATGTACTTAGCACAACAAATTGGCCGTCAGGTGGTACTGATTCACGGTAATGACGACTTCAGCCCGACAGACCTGGTTGGTGGCCTGCAAGGTTATAAAATGAGCAAAATAGTTGATAATTTTATCCATTCGGTTCTCAAAACGGAGGAACAACTGAATTTGCGCTGGCAAGATGCTTGTATTACCGAAGCTGTTCGCAATGGTTATACTTTAATTTATGATGAATTTACCAGATCAAAGCCGGAAGCTAATAACGTTTTGTTATCAATTTTAGGAGAAAAAGTACTGGAGATGCCTATTGTTAGAAAGGGAGAAAGATATCTTCAGGTTCATCCCCACTTTACAGCTATTTTTACCAGTAACCCGGAAGAATATGCAGGGGTCTATAAAACCCAGGACGCCTTGCGGGACCGGATGATCACCATCGATTTAAATCACTTTGATGAAGAAACGGAAATTGCGATAACTGTAGCCAAGTCCGGGATGCCGGTTGAAAAGGCAGAGCGGGTGGTTAGGATTGTACGTTCTTTTCGAGAGAAGGGAAAGTATGAATTCACACCAACGGTTCGCGCCAGTATTGCCATCGCCAAGGTTATCCATCTGCAAGAAAATCTGGACGCCGGCGATCCATTCTTTAAGCAAGTATTTATTGATATATTGACGTCCGAGACCTGCGGTACGGTTACTATTGGGAAAACAAACGGTAACGCTAAGGGTAGCACCGCCAGGGTAGTCGAACAACTCTTTGATCGGTACTATTCTTAA
- a CDS encoding GvpL/GvpF family gas vesicle protein: MESIKPRDGLKRLVLQELESLGLQNMVGEVIREAVADLVHSNLAGLAGSDRAIGSVQPVVPFANKPSATILKGAVESPENPSSGVTQEDAGTVSPEEKVLDSKNPARYIYGVVEGRENVLFGPIGIEEADVYTVAYDGLLAIVHDCSPEPYESKDEEQVKKWLFTQQKVLDMANEKFGTVLPMGFNTIIQTEGQHPSQTVRRWLTEESTKLRGIFARVRGRDEYGIQVFVDDETLKRSALDEDPEFKKLKKEVESKPEGVRYMYRQRLENVAKEALEGLAERCFREVYEAISAVSDDVQVEKVKKPEDGLRMVVNLSCLVPKEKVEDLGRILAEINSREGFLVRFTGPWPPYSFMKTLAVADGEGISA, translated from the coding sequence ATGGAAAGCATAAAGCCAAGGGATGGCCTGAAACGGCTTGTGTTGCAGGAACTCGAGTCACTGGGACTTCAGAACATGGTCGGGGAGGTCATAAGGGAGGCGGTGGCCGACCTCGTTCATTCCAACCTTGCCGGGCTGGCCGGTTCAGATAGGGCTATCGGATCGGTGCAACCGGTAGTCCCGTTTGCGAATAAGCCATCCGCTACAATATTGAAAGGAGCCGTGGAGAGCCCTGAAAACCCTTCCTCCGGCGTAACACAGGAGGATGCGGGCACTGTTTCTCCGGAAGAAAAGGTTCTCGATTCCAAGAACCCGGCCAGGTATATCTACGGGGTTGTCGAGGGCCGAGAAAACGTTCTTTTCGGCCCGATTGGCATCGAAGAGGCCGATGTTTACACCGTAGCTTATGACGGCTTGCTGGCCATCGTCCATGACTGTTCACCCGAACCGTACGAGTCGAAAGACGAAGAGCAGGTGAAAAAGTGGCTTTTTACCCAACAAAAGGTGCTGGATATGGCAAATGAAAAATTCGGTACCGTTCTACCGATGGGATTCAACACGATAATCCAAACCGAGGGGCAGCATCCGTCCCAAACCGTCAGGCGCTGGCTTACGGAAGAATCTACGAAGCTGCGAGGGATTTTTGCAAGAGTTCGAGGGCGGGACGAATACGGAATACAGGTCTTTGTGGACGATGAGACGCTTAAGCGGTCCGCGCTCGATGAAGATCCCGAGTTTAAGAAGCTGAAAAAAGAGGTGGAATCAAAGCCTGAGGGTGTCCGTTACATGTACCGGCAGAGGCTGGAGAATGTTGCCAAAGAAGCGCTGGAAGGGCTGGCTGAACGCTGTTTTCGTGAGGTCTACGAAGCGATATCGGCCGTAAGTGATGATGTGCAGGTGGAGAAGGTTAAGAAGCCGGAGGACGGCCTGCGCATGGTGGTCAACCTTTCATGCCTGGTACCAAAGGAAAAGGTTGAAGATCTGGGCCGCATTCTGGCTGAAATCAACAGCCGTGAAGGATTTTTGGTCCGATTTACCGGCCCCTGGCCGCCGTACAGTTTCATGAAGACCCTCGCGGTTGCTGATGGGGAGGGCATTTCGGCATGA
- a CDS encoding GvpL/GvpF family gas vesicle protein — translation MALRGGEGKYIYCAIKSREPRSFGPIGVGNRRDEVNTINYQDLAMVVSDSPIIIYDPDRKNAIQHERVISRVMEEYTVIPASFGLIFKTEEDVYELLKEIYTEAKEALAKLDNKIELGLKVFWKKECFAQEIEKGHSGIQQLKREVARQGRNAKRDVYSKKFQLGQLVEEVAARKRSAYIKEIYNGLQRYATASTTNDLVLTRMVLNAAFLVDKSRVKEFDEQVSRLYTKHHQVLDFKYTGPWPAYNFVKVLLQLEGIGEVRR, via the coding sequence GTGGCGTTGCGGGGCGGAGAGGGTAAATACATCTACTGTGCTATCAAGTCGCGGGAACCAAGAAGTTTTGGGCCGATCGGAGTGGGCAATCGCCGTGATGAAGTAAATACCATCAATTACCAGGACCTGGCCATGGTGGTCAGTGATTCACCGATAATTATTTACGATCCGGACCGGAAGAACGCCATCCAGCACGAGCGGGTTATTTCCCGGGTTATGGAAGAATATACCGTAATCCCCGCCAGTTTTGGCCTGATCTTCAAAACAGAAGAAGATGTCTATGAATTATTGAAGGAGATTTACACAGAGGCCAAAGAGGCGCTGGCAAAGCTGGATAACAAAATAGAGTTGGGGCTGAAGGTTTTTTGGAAAAAGGAGTGTTTTGCACAAGAAATTGAGAAAGGACACAGTGGAATACAGCAACTTAAACGGGAGGTCGCCAGGCAGGGGCGCAATGCAAAAAGGGATGTGTATTCAAAGAAGTTCCAGCTGGGGCAGTTGGTGGAAGAGGTGGCCGCCAGGAAAAGGTCTGCTTACATTAAGGAGATCTACAACGGCTTGCAGCGGTATGCTACGGCCTCCACTACCAATGACCTGGTTCTTACACGAATGGTTTTAAACGCCGCCTTTTTGGTAGATAAGAGCCGGGTGAAGGAATTTGATGAACAGGTAAGCCGCTTGTATACGAAACACCATCAAGTTCTGGATTTTAAGTATACCGGACCCTGGCCGGCATATAACTTTGTTAAAGTGCTCTTGCAGTTGGAGGGGATCGGCGAGGTGAGGCGTTAA
- a CDS encoding gas vesicle protein, which produces MLQPKKQRDDDTLVALVDRLLDKGLVINADIAVSVAGVELLGIKIRAALASFETAAQYGLEFPSGTNCETAAWKEATIRKEACPQCEKRVDMEELLEEGCPWCGWVSAKAKKLRHQKVPLTLEVEQ; this is translated from the coding sequence GTGTTACAACCCAAGAAACAAAGGGACGACGATACGCTGGTTGCACTGGTGGACCGGCTGCTGGACAAGGGGCTGGTAATTAATGCCGACATCGCGGTATCAGTCGCCGGCGTGGAGCTTTTAGGAATAAAGATCCGAGCCGCCTTGGCTTCTTTTGAAACCGCCGCCCAATACGGGCTTGAGTTCCCGTCGGGAACGAACTGCGAAACTGCTGCGTGGAAGGAGGCCACAATCCGGAAAGAGGCCTGTCCCCAGTGTGAAAAGAGGGTAGATATGGAGGAGCTCCTGGAAGAAGGCTGCCCCTGGTGCGGCTGGGTATCGGCCAAGGCTAAAAAGCTAAGACACCAAAAAGTACCTTTGACCTTAGAGGTCGAACAGTGA
- the gvpA gene encoding gas vesicle structural protein GvpA produces the protein MSVKKNLDTSSLAEVIDRILDKGIVIDLWVRISLVGIDLIGIEARVVIASVETFLLYAEAIGLLPAEEAESLAITA, from the coding sequence ATGTCTGTGAAAAAGAATCTTGACACATCCAGTCTGGCGGAAGTGATTGACCGGATTCTTGACAAAGGGATCGTGATAGATCTCTGGGTAAGGATATCCCTTGTAGGAATTGACCTGATTGGCATTGAGGCCAGGGTGGTCATTGCTAGCGTGGAAACCTTCCTCCTGTACGCAGAAGCAATTGGACTTCTTCCGGCTGAAGAAGCGGAATCGCTGGCAATAACAGCATAA
- a CDS encoding gas vesicle protein K, whose amino-acid sequence MLNIDEDNLKHGVLGLVMALVEIIRDALKTQAFRRIEDGTLTEEEIERLGRAFMELDRAIEEIKCEQGVSESVKNVRDGLDRIVDDVVDRMINPRRWAEEESRRR is encoded by the coding sequence TTGCTCAATATAGATGAGGATAACTTGAAGCACGGTGTGCTGGGGCTGGTGATGGCCCTGGTGGAGATTATCAGGGACGCCCTGAAAACGCAAGCGTTCCGGCGGATAGAAGATGGGACCCTTACCGAAGAGGAAATCGAACGTCTTGGCAGAGCTTTCATGGAGCTCGACCGCGCCATAGAGGAAATAAAGTGCGAGCAAGGTGTTTCCGAATCGGTGAAAAACGTCAGGGACGGCTTGGACCGGATAGTGGATGATGTAGTGGACCGGATGATAAACCCCAGGCGCTGGGCAGAAGAAGAATCGCGGAGGAGATAA
- the gvpO gene encoding gas vesicle protein GvpO, whose amino-acid sequence MDVENVINIVKDFFANVLKKPGDIIGACLNNGSWTVQIEVTEEDEYQRRHGRNELLGVYQVKLNENQEIVCYTRIMLRERGKIKGYLQDSEDP is encoded by the coding sequence TTGGATGTAGAAAATGTTATAAATATTGTAAAGGATTTTTTTGCCAATGTCCTTAAAAAGCCTGGGGATATTATCGGCGCGTGCCTGAATAATGGTAGCTGGACTGTCCAAATAGAAGTTACGGAAGAAGATGAATATCAACGCAGGCACGGGCGCAACGAACTGCTGGGAGTTTACCAAGTGAAACTAAATGAGAATCAGGAAATAGTATGTTACACGCGGATAATGTTGAGAGAGAGAGGTAAAATCAAAGGTTACCTGCAGGATAGCGAGGATCCCTAA
- a CDS encoding Crp/Fnr family transcriptional regulator: protein MLDYCDAVNHPTGFLFDEKELLISEEEKELLRRAGRTLSYPRGQIIFAVGDNADQVYLLERGWVRIYRLDFEGRKITVGAMRNPGELMGLSEALYEGERTCFAEAVTDVVMVKLNRTSFLQILKHNQNLALKVASLLGVRMREAESKIHELVSMQVPGRLALLLLKMGERNGHTSSDGIQVNLRLTHEEIASMIGTTRQTVTQTLNLFKKEKSIKTRGRMIIILDCRKLARWIHS from the coding sequence TTGCTGGATTACTGTGATGCGGTGAATCATCCGACCGGGTTCCTTTTCGACGAAAAGGAACTCCTCATTTCCGAGGAAGAAAAAGAACTGCTTCGTCGCGCCGGACGGACGCTCTCCTATCCCCGGGGCCAGATCATTTTTGCGGTGGGAGACAACGCCGATCAGGTTTATCTGCTTGAACGAGGCTGGGTAAGAATATACCGCCTGGACTTCGAGGGGCGGAAAATCACCGTTGGGGCAATGCGTAATCCCGGTGAACTGATGGGCCTTTCGGAGGCGCTTTATGAAGGGGAACGGACCTGCTTCGCGGAGGCCGTTACCGATGTCGTCATGGTGAAACTGAACCGGACCAGTTTTCTGCAAATCTTGAAACACAACCAGAATTTAGCCCTAAAGGTGGCTAGCCTGCTCGGCGTCCGGATGCGCGAAGCGGAAAGCAAAATCCACGAACTGGTGTCCATGCAGGTGCCCGGGCGTTTGGCATTGCTGCTTTTGAAGATGGGAGAACGAAACGGCCATACGTCAAGCGACGGAATTCAGGTCAACCTGCGCCTGACCCACGAGGAAATCGCATCCATGATCGGCACGACGCGTCAGACAGTCACCCAGACCTTGAACCTCTTTAAGAAAGAAAAAAGCATTAAAACCCGCGGCCGCATGATCATCATTCTCGACTGCCGGAAATTGGCCCGCTGGATTCACTCCTGA
- a CDS encoding gas vesicle protein, giving the protein MSQAMKPLEPTRVREATLNDLIDRILEKGLLLNADLIIGVAGIPLLGVNLRLALAGMSTMLRYGFMRDWDEATREWESVQRRRGSTHKMEVLKSSKSSCSLFSPELLPPITTDEHR; this is encoded by the coding sequence ATGAGCCAGGCCATGAAGCCTCTTGAGCCCACGCGCGTCCGGGAGGCCACTCTAAATGACCTTATAGACCGGATCCTGGAAAAGGGGTTGTTACTCAACGCCGACCTCATTATCGGAGTGGCGGGTATACCCCTTCTGGGCGTAAATCTACGCCTGGCTCTGGCCGGTATGTCGACCATGCTCAGGTACGGCTTTATGCGCGACTGGGATGAGGCAACACGCGAATGGGAGTCGGTGCAGCGCCGAAGGGGGTCTACGCACAAAATGGAGGTACTAAAAAGTTCCAAGTCAAGCTGCTCCTTGTTTTCCCCAGAACTCTTGCCACCGATCACTACAGATGAACACCGCTAA
- a CDS encoding tRNA (adenine-N1)-methyltransferase: protein MEFREGELVIFLDHQERSFVQRLHPQGKLQTHRGFVPHADVIGCVPGTAFVTTKGKELFAFRPTLVDFTMNMPRKSGIIYPKDTAYILLWADVRPGGRVVAGGVGSGALLLALASQVGASGFVWGYDVRQDMLDFAAANLRQFLGDHPANTEFKLGNVYENIDERDVDSVILDVPEPWQAVEPSALALKPGGIIIAYMPTIRQAESFTGALRGSNRFGLVQTVEILVRDWHIRERSVRPNHRMVGHTGFLTVARRIVRPEGQAPPEDPPTEPESERGAPFPKETQD from the coding sequence TTGGAGTTTCGTGAAGGAGAACTGGTCATTTTCCTCGACCACCAGGAACGGAGTTTTGTACAGCGCCTGCACCCGCAGGGGAAACTGCAGACCCACCGGGGATTTGTGCCTCACGCGGACGTCATCGGCTGCGTGCCCGGAACGGCATTCGTTACGACCAAGGGTAAGGAGTTGTTCGCCTTCCGGCCCACCCTGGTGGACTTCACCATGAATATGCCGCGCAAGAGCGGGATCATCTATCCCAAAGATACGGCGTATATCCTTCTCTGGGCCGATGTCCGCCCGGGCGGCAGGGTCGTCGCGGGCGGGGTGGGCAGCGGGGCGCTGCTGCTGGCCCTGGCCAGCCAAGTGGGCGCTTCGGGCTTCGTCTGGGGTTATGACGTCCGGCAGGACATGCTTGACTTCGCCGCCGCGAATCTGCGCCAGTTCCTCGGCGACCATCCGGCGAATACGGAGTTCAAGCTGGGAAACGTATATGAGAACATTGACGAGCGGGATGTGGACAGTGTAATCTTGGACGTGCCCGAACCCTGGCAGGCCGTGGAGCCGTCCGCCCTAGCCCTGAAACCGGGCGGAATTATCATCGCCTACATGCCGACGATCAGACAGGCCGAAAGCTTCACCGGCGCCCTGCGCGGCAGTAACCGGTTCGGTCTGGTGCAGACGGTTGAGATTCTGGTCCGCGACTGGCACATCCGGGAGCGGAGTGTGCGGCCCAATCACCGGATGGTGGGGCATACTGGATTTCTGACGGTGGCCCGAAGAATCGTACGGCCGGAGGGACAGGCACCGCCGGAGGATCCGCCCACCGAGCCGGAAAGCGAAAGAGGCGCACCGTTCCCCAAAGAGACTCAAGACTAA
- a CDS encoding Hsp20/alpha crystallin family protein, with the protein MTKKKDISDEVKADMGINELLNGLGNFIDLIKQMEAQGKAKISYTGEIKGLDKAKGLKGLFGIDIGIGDGGSADVKPFGNISKKEKDLVIEGITEPLVDIFEERNNVLVVAELPGVNEDNFHFQVSGDILIIEAAGRDRQYRKEMLLPTMVDPEGATTVIKNGIVEIRLPITNNKIKNTSADGE; encoded by the coding sequence ATGACCAAAAAAAAAGATATTTCAGACGAAGTTAAAGCTGATATGGGGATAAATGAACTTTTAAACGGACTCGGAAATTTTATTGATTTAATAAAGCAGATGGAGGCACAAGGCAAGGCGAAAATTTCCTATACCGGAGAAATTAAGGGCCTGGATAAGGCTAAGGGATTAAAGGGGCTTTTCGGCATTGATATAGGAATTGGAGATGGAGGTTCTGCCGATGTAAAACCCTTTGGCAACATTAGTAAAAAAGAAAAGGATCTTGTCATCGAAGGAATTACTGAACCCCTTGTGGATATTTTTGAGGAAAGGAATAATGTATTGGTGGTTGCGGAGCTTCCCGGCGTGAACGAAGATAACTTTCATTTTCAGGTAAGCGGGGATATTTTAATCATTGAAGCTGCCGGAAGGGACCGCCAGTACCGTAAAGAGATGCTGCTGCCGACAATGGTAGACCCGGAAGGTGCGACAACAGTTATTAAAAACGGGATTGTGGAGATCAGGTTGCCAATAACCAATAATAAAATAAAAAACACTTCAGCTGATGGAGAATGA